Genomic window (Dictyoglomus thermophilum H-6-12):
TCAAACTCCACAACATAAGGACAATCTGGATCGTATTCATTGATAATTCCACTTCTCTCCTCTTCTGCCGACAATATTTCCCAAATTCTCTCTAAAGCTGCCTTAGCTTTTCGGTAGGAGTTTATAATGTTAGGAAGTACATTCATGGGTGCTATAAAAATATTGATTAATCCTATAAAAGATATTATTCCGCCAACACTTATCTCACCACTTATCACTAACCTTCCTCCAAATAGAAACATCATTATAAAGGGACTTAAAGAAATAATCTCTTTCATAGGATCAAGAATCACTTCAAAGCTTGCAGATCTTAATCCCTCTTTGAATGCTCTTTTAATCTTTTCATCAAATAAACTCACCATTTCAGACTTGAGATTAAAAGCTTTTATTACTGTTATCCCTGATAATGTATCTTGAACTAAAGTGTTCACATTTCCATACTCATCTTGCTGTTTTTTTGTATACTTTTCCACGGGTTTTGAGATAATGATTGAAAGATAAATACATATAGGGATTATGACAAAAGTAAAGAGAGTCAACTTCCAGCTTATCTGGAAGGCAAGAATTACCCCAAAAATAAACACAAAAGGCTGGTAAAAAATATCTCCTAAAGAAGAGTTAAGAAAATTTTGTATCAAAGATAGATCATTAGAAAGATTTGATATAAAATCTCCGGTAGCCCTCTTTTCGATAAATTCTAAATTAACTTTTGTCAACTTTTTACCAATATCTAACCTTAACTCATTCATATATTTTTCGGCAAATTTTCCTAAGTTAAAGGCCTTAACATACTCTAAAAAAATTCTTACAATAGAGATTAAAAGTACTGTAAGAAAAACCCTCTTAAAGCCCTCCAGATTCTTTGCTAGAACAAAATCTATCAGGTATCTCTCCATATTTCTAAAATAAATATTAATAAATGCCACCATAAGAGATAAAAGAATTATAGACAATAACAAAGACAGATTTTTCCTTAAAATAGAATAAATAAATCCCTTTCTCATCCGTCACACCTCTAAAATTTTTAATTTTTACTTGTAATATTTTAAAATTTAAACTCAATTTTTGTCAATATAAGAGTTAAAAATTTAAATCACAGTTTCAAAAATAGCAAAAAAATTGATGCAATTAAAAATTAACCACTGTAACACGAGAAACAATATTTACTATTTGTAAAATTACCTTCTTCTAACCTTTATATCAAAGGCTTCACCTGGATTGTCTACAAGTAATCTATTAATAATATCCTCTCCAATATTTCTCTCTACAAGTTTAGGAATGAGCTTGTAAGATATATCAGTATAAGGCCTTATATTTTGAGATTCTTTAGGCTTTCCTACTGTAAACCAACCAGCATCATGAGAAATTAAAATCCTATCTATAAATCCTTCTTTTATAACTCGCTCTATTAGATTTAAATGATATTCTATTGGCCTTCCTCCTACGGAATCATATTCAAGAAAAGCCCCTCTATCTAATAACTCAAGGTGAACATCAAAATCCTCAATAGCATCTGCATGGACAATAATAAGAGCAGAAAGATCTACTTTTTCTTCTTCAAAAATCTTTGCAACTTCAAGAGCGCATTGCTTTTCTCCAGTATGGCACGCCACTGTAAGTCCAGTCTCAAGATGAGCAAAGGCAGAAGCTCTTATTAATTTTTCATCTATATCATTTAAAGGACCAGGATTTACAGCAGTTTTAATAAAACCAGGTTTAATTCCATCTTCAATACTATTTTTCCATTCATTAATCCACATCTCTGCGAAATCTTCCGGAGAAAGTTGCCGGTACTTTTTGGGAACATGCTTATCCTCTCCTGCCCCATAAAAACCTGTATTTGTTATAATATTCAAACCGGTTTTTTCTGATAATATTCTTAAAATCTTTACATCTCTTCCCACATATTTAGGAGTGCACTCAAAAAAGCTGTTATAACCCAATTCTTTGATTTCTACTAAATAGGGTAGCATAACTTCCACAATATCGTTTCTTAAATTGTCATCAATAACTATCTGTTCTTCAGCAGAGGAAAAATCCACCAGAATATGCTCGTGTACCAAACTTTTCCCTATTTCTTTTCTATCTACTGCCCCTCTTACAGTCATAATCATAATAGATCACCTCATTTCTTTTTTTAAAATATTCTCTCACAAAAAAAGATATAATATAAGATATGAGGAAGTTTAACAAACCCAAAATAATATATAGCACTTGTCTTACCTCAGAACCTGTGAGGTATGATGGAGGCATAATAAGAGATGCCTTTGCCTTAAAGCTAAAAGAATTTTGCGAAGTGATAACTGTATGTCCTGAGATCTCTATAGGCCTTGGAGTCCCAAGAGATAAAATAATATTATATGTTGAAGAAAATAGAATAAAGGTTTATCAGCCCAAAACAGGCTTAGACCTTACCAATAAGATGTTGGATTTTTCTGAAGATTTCTTAGGTAAACTTCCAGAGGTAGATGGCTTTCTGTTAAAAAGCAAATCACCTTCTTGCGGTTTATCAAATACTATGATCTATAAAGATAAAGAAGGAAAAATCTTTCATTCTAAGGGAATAGGTCTTTTTGCTCATAAAGTTTTAGAAAAATTCCCCAATATTCCTGCAGAAGATGAGGGAAGACTTAGAAATCCAGAAATTCGAGAAAGATTCTTGACGAGAATATTTGTATTGGCAGATTTGAGAATTCTAAAAGAAAGACCCCCAAAAATAAGAGACCTAATAGAATTTCACCAGAATAATAAATATCTTCTTATGGCTTATTCCCAAAAACACCTAAAGGAGCTAGGAAACCTATTGGCAAATCAAACTAAATACTCTTTTGAGGAATTAATAGAGAAATATACCATTTTCTTCAGAGAGGCCCTTTCTGTGATTCCTAAAAGAGGAAACCATACAAATGTTATCTTCCACATATATGGATACTTTTCAAAAAAATTAAAAGAAGGAGAAAAAAACCATTTTTTATATCTTCTCAATCTATACAGAAAGGCAAAAATCAATTTAAGACCAATTATTGAAATTTTAAAAAGTTGGGCATATAGATTTGATGATCAGTACCTTTTAAATCAAACCTACCTAAATCCATATCCTGATGAACTTACACATATTGAATAAACCTCGATCTTTATGATATAATTTCTAAAACTAAAAATTGAATATAGGTTTCCAGGGGAGCTGAGGGGATAAGCTCGGCTGAGAGGAGACCTAAAATCCCGGTCTCGACCCTTTGAACCTGACCCGGGTAATGCCGGCGGAGGGAGAGAACATAAGGAAAATAAAGGACCGCTCGGTATAAACCGGGCGGTCCTTTATGTTTAATTAGGAGGGAAGAACATGCTTGTAAACGATAGAGAAATAAAATTTAAAGGCAATCTAAAAGACCTACTTCTTTTTCTAAATTATCCCACAGAGAAAATCGTAGTATTGGTAAACGGAGAGATTGTAAAAAAGGAAAACTGGGAAAACATGAAGTTAAAAGATGAAGATTATATAGAAATTGTCTCCCTTGTAGGAGGAGGTTAAATAACATGAGCTTGATTATTGCGAACACCGTTGTAAATAATCGTTTATTTGTAGGCACAGGAAAATTACCTGATTATAGTATCATCCCTAAAATGCATGAGGAACTCAAAATAGAAGTGTTTGCTGTAGCAGTAAGAAGAATAAATCCTGAAAGTGGTAAGGGATATTCTATTTTAGATTTCCTCCCCAAAACTGCCAAAATAATGGTAAATACTTCTGGAGCAAGAAATCACAAAGAAGCTGTAAAAATTGCGGAAATAGGGAGAGAACTGACAGGTTCTGACTGGGTAAAGATAGAGATATCAGGGGAACTAAAATATCTATTACCTGATAATGAAGAGACTATAAAAGCAGCAGATATACTTGTTAAGGAAGGATTTAAAGTATTTCCTTACATATCACCAGACCTGGTGGTGGCAAAAAAATTAGAGGAAATAGGGGTTTCTGCAGTAATGCCTTTAGGTTCTCCTATAGGAAGCAATAAAGGCATAGACTGTGAAACCTTGTTAAAAGCAATTATAGATGAAATATCTCTACCTGTAATAATTGATGCAGGTATAGGAAAACCCTCTCATGCCTCAAAAGCTATGGAATTAGGAGCTGATGCAGTACTCATAAATACTGCTATAGCCACATCAAATGATCCCTTTAAAATGGCACAAGCTTTTGATTTAGCGGTAAAAGCAGGAAGATTAGCTTACGAAATTGGCCTTCCTCAAGAAAAAGAATATGCTGATGCTTCATCTCCATTAGTAGATTTTATAAAAGGAATTAGGTGAGATTATGTTAGAAATCTTAAAAGAAGCAGATGAAATTTTGAAAAATCTTAATAATCTAGAACATAAAGGGGTTAATATAAAGAAAATCTTAGAGAAAGCTAAAATATCAAGGGAAGAACTAATCATTCTTCTCACGGACAATTCTGACGAAAACCTTATACTCATGGCTAAAAAAGCTAAGCAACTTACTGAGAGATACTTTGGAAAGACTATAACTCTTTTTACTCCTCTTTATCTTTCCAATTACTGCTTTTCTCCTTGTGATTATTGTGGTTTCTCAGCTAAAAATAAAATTTTTAGAAAGAAGCTTGATCAACAAGAAATAGTAAAAGAATATGAGGCAATCAAAGAAATGAATATTGATAGTATTTTACTTCTTACGGGATGCGATAAAATAAATACACCTTTCGAGTACATACTTGATGCAGTAAAGCTTGCAAAAAATTATTTTTCTGAAATTTCCATAGAGGTTTACCCTATGGAAGAAGAGGAATATGAGATATTAGTAAAAGAAGGACTAACAGGAGTAGTACAGTATCAAGAAACATACAATCAGGAAACTTATAAAAAACTTCATCCTATAGGTCCAAAAAGTGATTATGAATATAGACTGTATACTCAAGAAAGAGCTCTAAAGGCGGGAGTTTATGAGGTAACTGTAGGAGTACTATTAGGACTCCATGATCCTGTGGAAGATGTATTTAAAACAATCCTTCACGCAGAGTACCTCTCTAAAAAATATCCTAAGGCAGAAATTAACATATCCTTCCCAAGATTTAGAGATCCCCAAACAGGCTTCAAACCTAAATATGAGGTAAACGAAAAATCTCTCTTAAGATTTATCCTCTGTGCAAGAATATATTTACCTCACGTAGGAATAACTATATCCACAAGAGAAAGCAGTATGTTTAGAGATAGTATTATAGGCTATGGCGTTACTAAAATGTCTGCAGGATCAAGAACCACTGTAGGAGGATATTCCAAGATTGAAAATACCAACGCTCAGTTTGAGACTGATGATAAAAGAAGTGTAAACGAAATTGTTAAAGCAATAAAAAATAAAGGATATAGACCAGAATTTACAAATTGGATAAGAGGAGGTCTTTATTAATGAACTTTTTTGAAGAAATGTTATTAAGCTATTTTACCAAAGAACAACTTGATAAGATACAAAAAACCCGCATAGTAATAATGGGCTGTGGTGGGCTTGGCTCAAATGGAGCCATCACATTAACCAGAACAGGATTTAAAAATTTCATACTCATAGATCATGATAAGGTAGAGATTTCAAACCTAAATCGTCAAGCTTATTTTTTTAATCAAATAGGAATGCCTAAGGCAAAAGCCTTGAAGGAAAACATATTAAAAATAAACCCTGATTGTTACATTGAAGAGTATGTAGAAAGAATAACCTCTGAAAACATAGAGAGCTTTATGCATAAAGGAGATATCATCATGGAAGCAGTAGACTCCGCTCAGACAAAAGCCCTCATTTTAAACACTGCTATAAAACTTAATAAAAAAGTAGTTTCTGCCTCAGGAGTGTGTGGCTATGGAAATTCTGAAAAGATAAAAATAAGAAGAATTAATAATAATGTGTCTATTATTGGAGACTTTGAAAGTGACAACTCGGTTTTTAAACCATATGCCCCTAAAGTAATTGCCATATCAAGTCTTCAGTGTGATGAAATATTGAGGATGGTGCTTTATGAATAAAGGAGAAAAACTAAGCTTATTTAAAGATTATAATTTGTACTGTTTAACTTGTGAAGATTACTCCTTAGGTAGAAGAAATATCGATGTGGTAAGAGAAATTCTTAATGCAGGTGTTAGGATAATTCAATACCGAGAAAAGAAAAAAACTATGAGAGAAAAATACCAAGAAGCAAAGAAAATAAGAGAATTAACAGCTCAATACAATGCCCTGCTCATAATAAACGACCATCTGGACCTTGCTAAAATCGTCGAAGCCGATGGAGTACACATTGGTCAAGAAGACTATCCCATAGAAGTTGCTAAAGAGTATTTAGGTGATGAATTTATTATAGGTCTTACCACTCATACAAAGACACAAGTTATAGAAGCATTTCAAAAAGGAGCCGACTACATTGGTCTTGGTCCTATCTTCCCAAGCTATACAAAGGAAAAACCCCATCCTCCCATAGGCTTAGAGATAATTGAGTGGGCTGTAAACCACGTCCATATTCCCATAGTAGCCATTGGAGGCATAAAAGAATCTAACATTTACGAAGTCCTAAAACATGGAGCAAAGTGTATTGCAATGGTAACCGAAATAGTTTCTTCTCAGGATATTTATGAGAAAACAAAGAATATTATTCGTATATTGGAGGGATATAAAAATGGAAAAAACCTTGCTTGAAAAAGCCAAAAACAAAGAAATATCCATAGAAATAAAATCTGCCTTTGAAAATGAAGAAATTCCATCCCTTGAGATCTTGTTACAAAATATATCCGAAGGAAAAACAGTTATTCCAGCAAATAAAAAAAGAAAAAGAGAAAAATATTATGCCATTGGAAAAGGTTGTACCGTAAAGATTAACGCAAATATTGGAGTAACAGCAAATTATTCTAGTTTTGATAAAGAGCTAAAGAAGGCCGAACTTTGTGAAAAATATAATGTGGAATCAGTTATGGACCTTTCCTGTGGCGCCTTTGCCCAAAGATTCAGAGAAAAACTTATAAGAGAATTTTCTTTCATAGTAGGAAGTGTACCAGTGTATGATCTTTCTGGCAGATTTAAAGATTTTACAAAAGCAAAACCTAAAGACTTTTTAGAAGTCCTTGAGGAACATGTAGAAACAGGAGTTGATTTTGTCACCATACATGCAGGAATAAACAGAGAACTCGTTGAAAAGATAAGCACTAAAAACCGTATACTCAACATCGTATCTCGCGGTGGATCTATGATCTACAAATGGATGAAAGAAAATAAAGCTGAAAATCCATATTTTGAATACTTTGATGACGTGCTTAAGATATTAAAAAAATATGATGTAACCATAAGTATAGGAGACGCTTTTAGACCAGGATGCGTAGAGGATGCAGGAGAAGAACTACAAATAAGAGAAACCTACATAGTAAGCCAACTTGCAGAAAAAGCAAGAGAATATGGCATACAAGTAATTATAGAAGGACCTGGTCATGTAAGAGCCAACGAAATATACTGGACTGTTAAAATGATTAAGAAAATATGTAAGGATGCTCCCCTCTATGTTTTAGGACCTCTTACCACAGATATAGCAGCAGGATATGATCATATATCCGGAAGCATGGGAGCATTGATTGCATCTCTTGCTGGAGCTGACTTTCTATGTTACGTTACTCCAGCAGAACATTTGAGATTGCCTGATCTGGAAGATGTAAAAGAAGGAATTATTGCCTTCAAGATTGCAGCCCATAGTGCAAATATAGCAAGAGGCTTTAAAAAAGCCTTAGAAAGAGATATAGAGATTTCTATAGCAAGAAGAGATTTAAATTGGGAAAAGATCATAAATCTATCTATAGATCCTGAAAAAGCTAAAAGGTACAGAGGAGAGCTTAACAACATTTGTACCATGTGTGGTGAACTTTGTGCCATCAAAAACAGTAACTAAGATATTAGTCATAGCTGGATTTGATCCATCAGGCGGTGCAGGAATACTATTAGACACAAAGATAATCCATTATCTTGGAGGTTATGCCTTTTGTATTCCTACCTGTCTTACTGTTCAAAACACTCAAAAAGTTTACAAAACCTATGAGATAAACCCAAAATATTTTTTAAAAACCTTTGAAGCCCTAATAAAGGACGTTGATTACTTTGATGGTGTAAAAATAGGCGCACTATATTCAAAAAAGATAATTGATTTAATAATAAATTTAATAATAACATACGAACTCAAAAATATAATCCTTGATCCAGTTATTAATCCCACAAAAGGTAAACCGCTTCTGAAAAAGGATGCCTTTTCTTCCTTACTTCAACTTATATCCCTTTGCAGTGTTATAACCCCTAATATACCAGAGGCAGAATTTTTAAGTGGAATAAAAATAAAGTCCCTTGATGATATGGAGTTTTCCTTACTAAAAATTAGAGATAAATTTAATATCAAAAATATTATCCTAAAAGGTGGACACTTAGCCATAGGAAACGAAGTATATGATTTGCTATATACCGAAGACAAGATTATATCCTTTAAAAAGGAATATTTGAAAAATAAGCACATTCATGGAACAGGATGCCTTTTTTCATCAATTCTTACCTTTTTTCTTGCCCAAAATCTAAGTATAGAGAAGGCATTTTATGAAACAGAAAACAATTTTAACAAATTTATTAAAAGGGCTATAAAAATCTCAAAAGGACAATACGTGATAAATTTATAAGAAAGAACTAAAATGCAAAGAAAATGTTTATACAATAGTTTTTATCTGAAACTATTTACATTTATGAACTCCTTGTGTTATAATTTATCCGTAAATTTTCTTAAGGGGGAGGTTTAGAATTTATGAGAAAAAATTTGTTAATCTCACTATTAATCATTTCTTTTCTCTTTTTGATCTTATCCAGCACTGCTTGTGCTCCCTCCAAACCACCAACTCCACCACAGCCCGAGCAAGACACAGCAATATATAACTTTGAAGATGAAACTCAAGGGTGGCAACAAGCAAGTGGAGATGATGGTTCAGCAGTAATAAATGTATCACAGGATACCTCAAAAGCATATAAAGGGAGTGGTAGTTTAAAGGTAGATGTAAAACTAATTAAAGGAACACAAGAAAAAGCAGGCGTGGAAGTATATTTTGCTAATCCTGTAGATATGACAGGAAAAACATTAACAATTCATATGTATATTGACCCTGCCATAAAAGGAACAAACAATGGTATACAAATCTTTGCAAAAGATGATGACTGGTCCTATGGAGCAGGTCCATGGATCTCAGTAACAGATGACAAAGTAGGTAAATGGATAGAAGTGTCTCTAAACTTTGACAATCCTGGATGGAGCTGGTCAGGTGGCGGAAGTGATAATAACTTAGACATAACTAAAATAAAAGCAATTGGAGTTAAAATTCAAATGGGTGGACAAACTCCAGCAGGCGAAACTTTAGAGGGCTCATACTGGCTTGATTCAATTAATTACTAAATCAGCTAAGATTGAGCGAGGAGCTTAACAATTTTAGGTATAAGCTCCTCGCTCTTACCAGTTTAATCTCACTACTTCCTCTTTTATTCCCTTATCGGTAACTTCCATCAAAACAAAATGAGGTTTTCCTTCATCTAGATCTGACGAAACATAAGGGCGTGCTCCCCCAATACCAGAAATAATATATACTACCCCATTAATTTCTTTTCTGTAGTACATATGAATATGTCCAGAAAAAACATAATTTACTTTATACTCTTCAAATAACTTCATTAGCATCTTTGATTCCACAGGATCAGCTTTATGAAGCAGAAAAAATAAACCTGGAGATATAACTGGTTGATGCATAAAGACGAATTTATACTTCTTATCGTTCTCTTTAAGTACATTAGTTAACCATTCAAGTTGAGTTTTTCCAAGAATTCCCGAAGAATTATTTAAAATTATAAATCTTGCGTTTTCATAATCAAAATAATAATACAAAGGCCTACCAGTAAATTTTTGAAATTTTTCTCCCCTTGGATCCTTATAAAGATCATGATTTCCAGGAACAATGTAAAAGGGTATATTAACATTTCTTAAAAGTTCGCCTATATATTTATATTCTTTCTCAGTACCCTCTACTAATATGTCTCCAAGCTGGATAATAAAATCAGGCTTCCTTTTTAGAATTTCAGAAAGATTTCTTTCAAAAACCCCTGGCACAGGCCTTCCTGCTCTATCTCCTATTACTGCAAAAGTAAAACCATAAGCAAAAGAGCACAGACCTATGATTAAGAGAATTATGGTTATTAACTTCTTTATTTGCTTCATTTGTTATCTCTTTACCTTATTAAATTAGTATATATCTCCTTTGTTTTCCCAATTTTATCCTCTATTTCTCTTATAATTTTACTAAGAATTTCTTCTTTAATATCTTTCCCCAATCTACCCTCCAATGTATTATATATTACCTCCATGCTACTAATTATGAAACTCTTAATCTCATCCTCTCCATACTTGTCCTTTTCTTTATAAAAGTATATAAAATTCGGTTTTTTATCCAAGATTATATGTCCGAATAAATATTTCACATCAAGCAAACAGCCCTCCTTAAACTCGCTCCATACTCTTTCGATCTCCCGAATTAAGCTTTTATCTTTTAACTCTCTGGTTAAATTACTCCAGAAAATATAAAAAGAGTGGATCAAAGCAAGCTTATAATCAGTTTTAATATTTATCAAACAATTATTATTTATTAACGTTGTAATCACATTTTGTGTATGGATTTTTTCAAAAGGTGAGTAATCAAAAACTTGCCTTAGGGTTCTTTCCCCATTAAATAGGTAAGATATTATAAACTCGTCGGTTTTTAAATCTCTGCCTACGGGAAGAAATATATCACTTCCTTCAGATTTTAATACTGTGGAGAACTGTTCAGACTTTGTCTTATCAATTTCACTCTTTACATACTTGTTTAAAAAATCAAATACATTTCTTATAAACACTTCAATCTCGTTAGCTCCCATTCTCAACAAATGCCTATAAAAGTAGTGCCACGATGTTTTTTCAGAATTTATCAAATCCTCTAATAATCCTGAAATATCCTCCTCCATCTTAGATATGAAAGTCTGGATATCTTTTCTTAAAGCTCTCTCATTGGTTAGATACTTTCTACCATCTTCCTGAGTCAAAAATCTCCAAAATCTCCACAATATGTATACCCAAAATACCCTTTCATCATCATCTACTCTAATAAGCTTCTCTTCATCTATCAGCTTTCGAAGCAACTCTAAAGTTTTTAATTCTCCCAAAGGAGAGGTCATTACCACATCTCTTACTTTGGCAATACCATCAAAAGACGAGGACACCACCTCTTCCTCTAATGCAAGACCATCTATTCTAACAGGAAGTAAAACAAAATCACCCAAATAATTCATCAAGTCAAGATTTTGAGAAAGATTGACAATAATTTCTAAAGGATCCAAGTTCAAAATTTTATTTTGTGCCTTTTCATCAGGATAGAATACAAAATCCCCCCTATCCCACAAAGCAAGACCTAAAATTGCATTATATCCTTCTATAAAACCACTTCTAACATTTACTATTTTTCCATTCTCAAAGAATATTTCTGCCTTCTTTACCCCAGTATCTATCTCAAGTCTCCCTGTTTTTTTCCCTATAGAAAGAGTCTGAAGTACTTCCCAAAGAGGAATACTCTGCAAATCTCCTCTTATCCCCATAATATTTCCCCTTCTAAAAATTTATTAATATTTAATTATCTTATTAATCCCATTCTTCTCTTTCTATACTGGTCAAACATAATAGCAAGTATGATTATTGCACCTATAGCAGAGGGTTGCCAGTAAGCAGGAAAGCCTAATAACACCATTCCTGTTCTTAAAACTTGCATAATAGCCGCACCAATAATAACTCCAAGAACAGTTCCTTCACCTCCAGTAAGTGAAGCTCCCCCTATAACAGCAGCAGCTATAACATCAAGTTCATATCCCAAAGCTGCCGTAGGAGCAGCTACCCCTAATCTTGCAGTCATTAGGATACCACCAATAGCTGTAAGAGCTCCACAAAGAGTATAAACCAGTACCTTTATTCTTCCAGTATTGATACCAGAAAGCCTTGCAGCCTGTTCATTTCCTCCAACAGCATATATTTTATATCCCCAAGAGGTTCTATTAAGGAAGATCGATGTAATTATACCCAGCACTATCATAAATATAACGGGAAGAGGAATACCTACCCCTAAAAAAGGCACGTCATATTGCCCAAGAGTAATGAAAGATTTCGGTAAATCTCTAACAGGCCATCCTCCCGTTACACCATAGCAAAAGCCTCTCGCAATATTCATTGTACCAAGAGTAGCAATAAAGGGCGGAAGATTAGTTTTACTTATCAATATACCATTTATAAAGCCTATTAATCCTCCAATAAATATTCCACCAAGAATAGAAAGAAATACACCAAAATTAGCCTTAAGCATCATAGCTGTTATCAAACCTGCCATAGCCATTACTGAACCAACCGAAAGATCTATTCCTCCCGTAATAATAACCATCAATATTCCAAAACCACTAATAGCAATCCATGAAAAAGCGCGCAAAATATTAAAAATGTTAGTAGAAGTCAAAAAAGTCTCAGTGGTCAAACTTAGAAATAGAGATAATAAAAATAATATGACAAGAATTCCGAGCTCCTGAATTCTAGACGTCTTTATCAATCTTTTACTTTTTACCCCTTCTTTCATTTACAATCCTCCCCTCATTAATTAACTATATTTCCTGAAGCATAAGCCATAATCTTCTCTTGAGTAGCTTCCCTCCTGGGTACCTCTGCCACAATTTTCCCTTCATTCATGACAAGAATTCTGTCACTCATGGCAAGTACTTCAGGCATCTCTGAAGATATCATAATTATAGAAATCCCAGACTTGGCAAGTTGACTCATAATTGCATGTATTTCAGCCTTTGCTCCCACATCTATACCTCGGGTAGGCTCATCAAGGATAAGTATCTTTGGCTCAGAGGCAAGCCACTTTGAAAGAACTACCTTTTGTTGATTTCCTCCAGAAAGATAAAGAACTTTCTCAAATACTGATGGAGTTTTGATATTTAATCTCCTAACAAAATCTTCAGAAATTCTTGTGAGTTTAATTTTATCAACAAAATTAAGAAATTTCAGTATCTTCTTTATAATAGTTATACCTATATTCTCCCGGAGAGACATCTTTAATATTAATCCCTGATTTTGCCTATCCTCAGGAACTAAACCAATTCCCAATTTGACAGCGTCTTCAGGAGAATTTATCTCTACTCTCTTACCTTCAATTAATATTTCACCAGATTTCTTAGGATCAGCACCAAAGATTAGCCTTACAAGTTCTGTTCTGCCAGAACCTACAAGTCCAGCAATACCAAGAATCTCTCCTTTATAAAGAGTAAAACTAACATTCTTAACTACATCACTACTTAAGTTTTTAACTTCAAGAATTGGTTCTCCCCTTACCACTTCTTCTTTCCTAAACATATCTCCAATAGGCCTATTTACCATAAGATAAATGACCTTATCGGGAGTAGCCTCCTCTCTGGACATATATCCTACCAATTTACCATCTCTTAGAATTGTTATTCTATCAGCAATCCTAAATACTTCCTCCAACCTATGAGAGATAAAAACAATAGCAATACCTTGTTCTTTCAACTGTTTTATTACTTCAAAAAGTTTTTCTACCTCCTCTGGACCAAGAGCAGATGTCGGCTC
Coding sequences:
- the thiS gene encoding sulfur carrier protein ThiS, which produces MLVNDREIKFKGNLKDLLLFLNYPTEKIVVLVNGEIVKKENWENMKLKDEDYIEIVSLVGGG
- a CDS encoding ABC transporter ATP-binding protein produces the protein MRKGFIYSILRKNLSLLLSIILLSLMVAFINIYFRNMERYLIDFVLAKNLEGFKRVFLTVLLISIVRIFLEYVKAFNLGKFAEKYMNELRLDIGKKLTKVNLEFIEKRATGDFISNLSNDLSLIQNFLNSSLGDIFYQPFVFIFGVILAFQISWKLTLFTFVIIPICIYLSIIISKPVEKYTKKQQDEYGNVNTLVQDTLSGITVIKAFNLKSEMVSLFDEKIKRAFKEGLRSASFEVILDPMKEIISLSPFIMMFLFGGRLVISGEISVGGIISFIGLINIFIAPMNVLPNIINSYRKAKAALERIWEILSAEEERSGIINEYDPDCPYVVEFENVSFSYDGADYILKDVSFKIKKEEKVAIVGESGGGKSTIVKLILGLYKPTKGHIKVLGIDLNEWNLSSLRGRISVANQDVYLFPESVEENIRYGNYNVDNKKIEEVSKKVLAYDFIISDLGGFDKEIGERALKISGGERQRIALARFLLKEADIFIMDEATSALDSNTEAQIQETLFEKLKDKTLIVIAHRYSSIKFVDRILVIEDGKIVEDGTHEYLLKKKGVYYKLYSKQLGEVELGV
- a CDS encoding YbgA family protein, whose product is MRKFNKPKIIYSTCLTSEPVRYDGGIIRDAFALKLKEFCEVITVCPEISIGLGVPRDKIILYVEENRIKVYQPKTGLDLTNKMLDFSEDFLGKLPEVDGFLLKSKSPSCGLSNTMIYKDKEGKIFHSKGIGLFAHKVLEKFPNIPAEDEGRLRNPEIRERFLTRIFVLADLRILKERPPKIRDLIEFHQNNKYLLMAYSQKHLKELGNLLANQTKYSFEELIEKYTIFFREALSVIPKRGNHTNVIFHIYGYFSKKLKEGEKNHFLYLLNLYRKAKINLRPIIEILKSWAYRFDDQYLLNQTYLNPYPDELTHIE
- a CDS encoding phosphotriesterase family protein; protein product: MIMTVRGAVDRKEIGKSLVHEHILVDFSSAEEQIVIDDNLRNDIVEVMLPYLVEIKELGYNSFFECTPKYVGRDVKILRILSEKTGLNIITNTGFYGAGEDKHVPKKYRQLSPEDFAEMWINEWKNSIEDGIKPGFIKTAVNPGPLNDIDEKLIRASAFAHLETGLTVACHTGEKQCALEVAKIFEEEKVDLSALIIVHADAIEDFDVHLELLDRGAFLEYDSVGGRPIEYHLNLIERVIKEGFIDRILISHDAGWFTVGKPKESQNIRPYTDISYKLIPKLVERNIGEDIINRLLVDNPGEAFDIKVRRR
- a CDS encoding thiazole synthase codes for the protein MSLIIANTVVNNRLFVGTGKLPDYSIIPKMHEELKIEVFAVAVRRINPESGKGYSILDFLPKTAKIMVNTSGARNHKEAVKIAEIGRELTGSDWVKIEISGELKYLLPDNEETIKAADILVKEGFKVFPYISPDLVVAKKLEEIGVSAVMPLGSPIGSNKGIDCETLLKAIIDEISLPVIIDAGIGKPSHASKAMELGADAVLINTAIATSNDPFKMAQAFDLAVKAGRLAYEIGLPQEKEYADASSPLVDFIKGIR
- the thiH gene encoding 2-iminoacetate synthase ThiH — its product is MLEILKEADEILKNLNNLEHKGVNIKKILEKAKISREELIILLTDNSDENLILMAKKAKQLTERYFGKTITLFTPLYLSNYCFSPCDYCGFSAKNKIFRKKLDQQEIVKEYEAIKEMNIDSILLLTGCDKINTPFEYILDAVKLAKNYFSEISIEVYPMEEEEYEILVKEGLTGVVQYQETYNQETYKKLHPIGPKSDYEYRLYTQERALKAGVYEVTVGVLLGLHDPVEDVFKTILHAEYLSKKYPKAEINISFPRFRDPQTGFKPKYEVNEKSLLRFILCARIYLPHVGITISTRESSMFRDSIIGYGVTKMSAGSRTTVGGYSKIENTNAQFETDDKRSVNEIVKAIKNKGYRPEFTNWIRGGLY